Genomic segment of Eremothecium sinecaudum strain ATCC 58844 chromosome VIII, complete sequence:
AAAGTTAATGCAAGGGCCAACGAGTTGTTTAAAGAAAACCCTGAATCATTTATAGGTAATACTGCTGAATTGATCAAGAGTCACAAAGATGAAATACAAAAGCTCAAGGATGAATTAAAAGCTGAGTTTGAGGAGCAAGCCAATCAAATTAGAAGGAAGGCATTGGAAGAAGGGAAACAGCAGTTGAGTATGAAAGTTAGACTTCTAGAAAGCAAAATAGCTAAGTTAGAGGGCCAGGCTAAAAGTTCAAACTCTAACGTGCCGGCCAAAATTCCAATGAACAAGAATGATAATGCCCTTCCATCAGCGACACCAATTGCATTGCTGCCTTCGCCATTCCAAGTTGCGTTTGGGCAAGCAAATTTTGGGAATACGTCTTTTGGATCTTTAGTAAAGAAATCCGAGGAAGTGAAGGAGGTCAACCCAACAGCTCCTAATATTAAGATCGAAAATGAGAACATGCCTACAAACAAGCGACAATTTGAAGAGGAGAACTCAGAGTCCTCAGAGAAACGTTTAAAAGAAGAGTAAAACtttattatatattttaGATTGTATTTTAGTGTAAAATGACAGGAAGTCTTAAAACCtttatttaaaaaaagTTGAAGCGGATATTCATATCCTTCATGATATGATCACCAATAAGTGGAAACAGAACCAATTCGCAGGTCAAGTACACATTGGACATGGCATTGAGACCTACCTTTTAAGTGTCAATCGAATATGCAGAAGCTGAGTGACCCGAGAGAAGTTAGGGAATTAGATCCTTACGATGCTTTGTCCGAAGATGAACATGAGATAGTAAAAGGTATGCGTACATTTCGTGATAATATTAATTAGAAGAATAAAACTAACCTAATAAACAAACAGTTAAAGAGCGGCTTCTATCGCTGGAAAAGGAACGCCAAGATCTAATAGCGAGATTAAATAGGTTAAATGAAAGTAAATGTTCCAAAAAAGACCCTAATCTCATTAAACTAGAGGTTCCAAGCTCACCGCCTAGGCCTAAAAGAGTTAAAGAGATAGAAAAGAAGACAATTGAAGTGGTTGAATATCCTAAAGAGAATGAGAATGAAATTCATCttttctcttcttttgcGGCGCCATCACATAGTACCAGTTATTTTGCTGAGAAACTCAGCTCTGCTAAGAAGGTTCGTGACGATAAAGTACAGAAAAGGGATGACTTACTGAAACGAAGGGTCTATACCTTCTCCAGTATTGCTATACCAAAAGAATTTGATTCCATTGTGGttgatgaagttgaagaGTATTCCAATATGAACATAAGCAAGAGATATATTCCCAAAGACGTTTTGAATACTATCATGCAAGACATTAAAGTGCTTAGATTGTCCAAACTATATGCAAAAGTAAGGCCACCTAAGTTTTTAGAACCGGAGTATACTAATTGGCTTACTTTAGGGGTGGTTACGCACAAATCAGATATCAAAATGACCGCACAGCGTGTTCCTAATAAGTATTTTAGTATTAAGCTAACCGATTTTCAGTATGATATCCAACTTATGATATTTGGCAAAACTAATGTGGAGAAATACTATAAATTACAAGTCAAAGACATTATAGCTGTATTAAACCCAGAAATATACCCTTGGCGAGGGCAATCAGATGACTTTGAAAATAATGTGCCGTCTTCCAAGTCTTTTAGTCTTGCTGTTAAAAGCAATTATGATTGCATCTTAGAGATTGGATGCAGCAAAGATCTTGGCTTTTGTCCCGCCATTGTAAAATCTAAAAATAAGGCATGCGGTGCACCACTTAACAAATCACTAAGTGAAGCGTGCAGTTACCACCAAGAGCTAAACTTTAGGTCTACAAACGCAAAGCGTGTAGAATTGAATGGGAATATATCATTACGGGCTCCTACAAAGGATGGAATTGTGCAATCCGCTAATATGGTTAGATCATCGAAGGGAGTTCGGATTGGGCTAACACCAGATAAGCAAGCATCGAGGACAAAGGTAGACGACAGAAAGCGCCTTAATTTCACCAGCAATAATGCATATAAGGCATATTTTGATGACGAGTTCCAAAATCCAGACATTCTTCAAAACCTAGAGACTAAGAGACGTAAGGTTAATGACTCTCGAAAAGATCAGGAAATAAATAGACAATTGTCAATGGCAATAAGCAAGAACAGAAGTGAAACAATTAGCGGATTTTCAAGTGGCTTCAAATCGGAGATGAAGAAAGCTACTGTGAAGGCTATGAACACTGGAGTAATTAAGAACATTGGCTTCGATCCCACACGTGGCAAAATGAAAAGTGTACTATATGAAAGTAAAAAAGGAGGAGCCGAGGATTATAAATCTGCTGAGGTAGCAGAAATCTTGTCAATAAAGAAAGATAATGTAGATCTAAAACCTTCTGAACAAGAAATCATAAGGAAAAGACAGAAACGAACAGATGTTTACAATGAGATTTTTAATGACGGTAAAGGGAAAGTTAGCAATGCAAATATAGTAGAGTCTAGCGATGACGATCTGGAGATAGtataaatataaaaaatatGATATTTTTATTCGTAATTGTTTAATTCATTGGTTGATTAGTCTAATCATCTAATGTTAACTAAATAATCGGCTAAATAACAGGTGACGGTATTCCATCGGATTGCGTTAGAGCTAATATATTCGGAGACACAGGTAATGTCTCTATATAAAACCAATTTTGGAAATCTTTCGGCTCAGAGGAAGGCTGGAGATCGAGTAAATTTAACAAGTGACCATCAATGCAAATTTCAAAGTCTCTCCTATTGGCTTTATCGTTTTCCACCAAAACCTTAAATCTTTTTCTAGGCAATTTTTCATAGGTAATACCAGGACCAACAAGTGACTGCCCAAGTCGATTGCTATAACCCTGCATAATTTTTGATGCAAGGTATTCTTTTTCGAGTTGTGAATCGTATGCAAGGAGGTAAAGATCTGGCACTAGTGCCTTCGAACTAGGAGATGGGATATATTCCGGTTCCAAGTGCGACGTATTAATAATCACAAAATATGCATATTTTCCAGCCTTAATTTGATTTCCATCATCATCCAATAATTGAATCTTCTCATCCAAAATATAGTTATTAAAAATCTCCTCGCTTGCAATTCTAAACTTTTCCGTGCCTAAATTGTATTTTGGATTGTCGCATAAGTGCAGCAGATTAGCATGGAACCCCAGCGATAACACAATGAAGAATTTTAAGGAATATCCATTCGGAAATACAGCTTTGTAAAGTGGAAATTGAGAGGCAAAACATTTACCCTTTAAAAAAGCCCCAAATGTCAGGACAGGTGACGTAAAACCCAATGAACTCGCCCACGCATTACCAGATCCAAGCGGAATAGGCAGTATACGGACACAGGCGCCATCCGGTGGCAAATTATTAATGAATTCAGAGATTGCGGTATCACCAGACATAAATATCACGTCATAAGATG
This window contains:
- the MCM10 gene encoding Mcm10p (Syntenic homolog of Ashbya gossypii AFR287W; Syntenic homolog of Saccharomyces cerevisiae YIL150C (MCM10)) — encoded protein: MQKLSDPREVRELDPYDALSEDEHEIVKVKERLLSLEKERQDLIARLNRLNESKCSKKDPNLIKLEVPSSPPRPKRVKEIEKKTIEVVEYPKENENEIHLFSSFAAPSHSTSYFAEKLSSAKKVRDDKVQKRDDLLKRRVYTFSSIAIPKEFDSIVVDEVEEYSNMNISKRYIPKDVLNTIMQDIKVLRLSKLYAKVRPPKFLEPEYTNWLTLGVVTHKSDIKMTAQRVPNKYFSIKLTDFQYDIQLMIFGKTNVEKYYKLQVKDIIAVLNPEIYPWRGQSDDFENNVPSSKSFSLAVKSNYDCILEIGCSKDLGFCPAIVKSKNKACGAPLNKSLSEACSYHQELNFRSTNAKRVELNGNISLRAPTKDGIVQSANMVRSSKGVRIGLTPDKQASRTKVDDRKRLNFTSNNAYKAYFDDEFQNPDILQNLETKRRKVNDSRKDQEINRQLSMAISKNRSETISGFSSGFKSEMKKATVKAMNTGVIKNIGFDPTRGKMKSVLYESKKGGAEDYKSAEVAEILSIKKDNVDLKPSEQEIIRKRQKRTDVYNEIFNDGKGKVSNANIVESSDDDLEIV
- a CDS encoding HHR241Cp (Syntenic homolog of Ashbya gossypii AFR288C; Syntenic homolog of Ashbya gossypii NOHBY633; No homolog in Saccharomyces cerevisiae; Syntenic homolog of Kluyveromyces lactis KLLA0A00550g), whose product is MLTEELVVANGLGYVVYTDTENGSSILRLVKTQTNREDNYCKWNNERNLVVIDSVNSGVGRNPSNDYYNIVFKHVLEDLGYTHDYIKTSDADTVSQFARSLESSTSYDVIFMSGDTAISEFINNLPPDGACVRILPIPLGSGNAWASSLGFTSPVLTFGAFLKGKCFASQFPLYKAVFPNGYSLKFFIVLSLGFHANLLHLCDNPKYNLGTEKFRIASEEIFNNYILDEKIQLLDDDGNQIKAGKYAYFVIINTSHLEPEYIPSPSSKALVPDLYLLAYDSQLEKEYLASKIMQGYSNRLGQSLVGPGITYEKLPRKRFKVLVENDKANRRDFEICIDGHLLNLLDLQPSSEPKDFQNWFYIETLPVSPNILALTQSDGIPSPVI